A segment of the Marmota flaviventris isolate mMarFla1 chromosome 2, mMarFla1.hap1, whole genome shotgun sequence genome:
aacttaCGTTAAAATTACTCTGTGCTGCCCAGAATTAAAAAGCTAATTGTCCAAAATTAAGAAAAGTAATTCTGAGCTTGAGCTAAGCACAGTGGTGCaagcaagcctgtaatcccagcaactcagaaggctgaagcaagagagaacaagttcaagatcaacttcagcaacttagagaggctgtcttaaaataaaaagggctatggtattgctcaatggtagagggtctctgggttcaattcctactattatacacacacacatacacacacacacacacacacacacacactgctaatTCTGAACTTCAATTGGATTTTGAACAAAGAATGACACTTTTCataatcatttatatttactGGTAACACTTGAAGTATAATGGCATATTAAGAACTACTTGTTAAACTCTGAAGGGGTTAAGTCTGAATGTAACAGTGATACAACATACACTTAATGATAAAAGCAAGCCACTTTCTTTCCCACCTAAACACAATTTTTTGTTTATAATCTGTAATAAAGTCATGAAATGCATATctatacaataatttttaatgtgtattttatttgaatgatTATCAACCAAGGAAAATATATCATTGTTGGGGGGATAAGCAAAGATCAAGGCAATAGTTAATTTATGAGAATTTCCTCTGACACCAGACTTTTTGTCATTTTGAAGGATTAGAGGCAGAACTTTGCTAATCTCCTTTCATTCAGTTGAAACCCCCTTTCATTCAGTAACTGAAGAAGGCTGCAAGACTTTCCCATTCCCACAAACATGGGAGTCCACAAAGAGTCCAACTCCCCagaatgaaaaaatacataaatgtatgaagtctaaatataattatgtaaaactatatcACTTAATAATTTGGTATGAAATAGCAAGATGAAGATCatatacagtatttttttaaacaataggtGGGTAGTGAAAAAAACTTTACATAGTACCAAGTACAGCACAGCTATAGCTAATAAAATACCTCTTAACTGAAATTTTCtttaggaagaaaattaaagtgatactattttgttttatttaacctGATACACTGTAAGTCAGTAGAAGGCAAAATTCAGCCTAAGATGGTCTTCTACCCTGCCCCAGTCTATATTATGGGTTACTGAAATACTTAAAGGTTCTCATTACCAATAGGGCAATATAGTTCTGTTTTATGGACTCACTGCTATTATGAAATCCAAATGTATTACAACTCAGCATATatatatggacacacacacacaaactcagcatatatatatatatatatatatatatatatacacacacacacacacacacacacacacacatacacacacacatatataaatgtacaacTGAAATGAAATTACATAAAAAGAATACCCAATCCTTATATAatggcataaaataaaaataaataaataaataaagaataccCAATCTTTACTAGAAGTGATGTGCTTTTTTTTATCCATCATTTgttattttagatttaaaaaaatattagtagtACCCACTAAATATGTAACTTTGTTTGTTGTGTAGACAGTTGGTGCCCAAACAATACAGTACCAGACATACATAGATATACAACAAATTCATCCATTCTTATCGTTATTGATATATAATGATGATTTTCTAGCTGAGTGGCACGAGGGATTTTCTGCAGAGACACGGTGATAATGAACTTTACAAAGACTAACGACCAACAAAATCATTGCAAGCtgctcctcctttctttcttctcatgtTTACTGTATGTGCAACTTGCAATGGAAGTTTAATGaagtatttatattataaaaaacatTGTATACAGGATTAATGAGCTTTTGGGTAGTATGCACACTACTGTCATTGAAAGTTTAAGGGTATGTCAAATATTGTGCTGGTATCTGGATTGTCCTTACCAGAATTACTTCTACAAGAGATGGAGCAGGTAGAGATccttaattaatataattaattaatataatataaaataattaatataattaatataacaCTATCATAAGCATTTGAATATACAGATATGTTAAAGGAACAAATTATAggatatttaaatgaaaacagtTTTATACCCTATGCCACTTTGCTTTAGGAATATTGAAAAAACTTTTGTCACTGAAAATGAAGGCCAATTCACGTTATTTGAAGCCTCACTGTAGAATTCCTCTATAACtattttatcatttgatttaCCAGGACAGgttcttttttaatagaaaacaaaatctgcTTTATATGTTAGAGAGACCACAGCATTTTTCATATtgtaaaaatttaagattttgaagCCACCTAGGTTTATCTTTTCTCTAGAGATGGGAAATGGTTTCAGAAATACAATATAATTCTTTGTTGGTTTCTTTGGCCCCCTAAGACATACATTCTAGAATtaggatagaaaaaaatacagcaaTACCAATGAAAATTCAATAATTTAGCTTCTTTAAAAGGAGAGGATAGAGCCAGGTACAGGGGTGCATGcctcccagcagctcgggaggctgaggcaggaggatcatgaattcaaggccagcctcagcaagggtgaggtgctaagcaactcagtgagaccttgtctctaactaaaatacaaaatagggttggggatgtggctcagtggttgagtgtccatgagtttaatccctggtaccaaaaaaaaaaaaaaaaaggacaggatataaaaatggccaacaagcaTATTAGATATTCAATAATATTAGTGATTAAAGAAAAGCCAATCAAATCCATgatgagatactacttcacagccatcaagaaaaacaaaataaacaagtgtTGATGAGTATgtagagaaactggaacccttgtATTTTgttgataaaaatgtaaaatggtgcagctgtaAAGGGATGGTTTGTCAGTTCcttagaaaattaaacaaattatcatatgacccaggGATTCCACACCTAAGTACCCCAAATAGCTGCAAACAGGAATTTAAAATCTTGTACACTAATAATCACAGTAGCAGCATTCCCAATAgacaaacaatgaaatattattcatatcTACATAAGGAAGTTATTATCTGGATGCAAAGTATTCATACatgctacaatgtggatgaatgtataatatatttgtaatatgtaaCTAATATTAATGATAGAAGGCTGACATAAAAGGTCACATGCTGTACGATCCTAATTACATATAATATCTAGAATAGGTAAATCTATAGTGACAGAAGGCAAAACAatggttgccagaggctgggaggaggagggaacagAAACAACTGTTTAATATGAATGGGTTTACTTTTGGGGTGacaaaaatgttttggaactgGATAAAGGTAACAGCTGCACAACACTGCAAGTGTAATAAATACTGttaaattgtacatttttatttctccccagGGCCAAGGATCTAACCCAGAGTCTTGTGTTTGTTAGtaactgtatattttttaatggttaattttatgttatgtgaactTTACCTTGATATGGAAGAGGAAGATGAAAATGAGGAGGAATGATAATAATCCTAGCAGTAAAAATCTGTGGATAAAACCCTGTAGACCAAGCAAACTGGGTAAGGATCAGGGAATAAaggcttttaaatatatatgtgtgtgtgtattatatatattagtGATTAATGATTAATTAGtgacaatacacacacacacacatatacacatacacacacacacacacattttccagTGTTACTGAGATATGATGGACAAATTGAAATTGCATGTACtgaaagtttttaaatatgtatataatatgaaatgattttcacaaactaacttttttttttcaaatatttattttttagttgtagttggacactatctttattttatttttacgtgtgctgaggatagaacccagggccttgcgcatccTAGGCGAggactctaccgctgagccacaatcccagcccctcaaactaacttttttttttaaatatttattttttagttataggtggacacaatatctttattttatttgtatgtggtgctggtgattgaacccagtacctcatgcatggtaggtgagcacttaCCTCTGAGCCATAGCCCAACCCAtcaaactgactttttaaaaagatattatttcatattttcaccCAACTGGTAGGAACTCTCAACTCTAGAATTAGATTTCTGTCTCTGAGCTCAGAAGGGTGCAGTACAATTGTACTGCTTTAAACTCCACAGTAGATCATTTGTAATTATTCCAATAAGggttattttgtaaaaataaactaCAAAGTGTAACTATGTGTGAATAAACAtgtaaaatacttgaaaataggAGAATTAAAAACCAAGGGTGTAAAGATGAATAACCATTTTAAAACAACTTACTTTCACACACATCAGAAATGTGGTATATgagacatacatatatataaaacaaaatctagtATGTTAACTCTTAATTCTTACCTTCCTGTGTATCAGTTCTCATTAATCATGTTCTTACTAATAACTTCTACTGTTTTGACTTAAAAATAACATGCCTTTCTTTCAGTTCAGATTTGGCATTTCAGATTAGGTTTTCCAGAcagtttccaaataaataaaggtttaccTTCAAGAATTTATATTGAAATTCATTAAGGGTACTTAGTATTTAAACAAATTAGATGTtaactttgtatataaagtgtcaTAAAATTGTGACTAATCACTTGTAATAAGTTTTTCAACAGCTTTATCTCAacaattatatttagaaaacagatttataatttacatatcaTGAAGTTCACCAATTTGAGGTGTAAATTCAGtagtttttagaatatttgcaaagTTGTGCAAccttcacataatttttattttcacatttagatTTTAGGTTTAAGTATTATTATGTAAGAGGCAGTGTGccttatggttaggaatatgggCTCTAGTGCTAGAAAGTTCTAATTCAAACCTTGACCTTACCATTCAGTTGTGTTACTGAGCTGTTACTCAACCACTCTATACCAGTATTTctgcatatataaaatgaaaacagtatCCATCTAATAGGGAATGTCATAAAACCAAATGGTAAATATATATGAAGAGTTGAAAAAAGAGCCCAGcacaaagtaaataataaataccaAGAGTTACCATTGTTGGCACCCTTAGAAAGGTTACATTAACAACTTGCTTACAAATGTAAGCATCTCTGACTACTAATGTACTTTATGCTTTTAAAGGATCCCATGAAAGTTAACTCTGTACCACCTCAGTCACAGTATTGCCCTTATGCTACAATCTCATTCAATAGCTAAAATAACTTGTATACACAGTGCTTTTGTATTCACTGCTTCATTCATTAATgcagtttattatttttcatgataaGGAGACCACTCACCTCCTTTCTCTCTAGAAAATTGTGTGGGCTCCAATTTGAGAACATTGTTGGTAGTAATTGAGTATTTATCGATTGATATCATGTTGTAGTTTTGCTGTTGGGAGGTATTAAAAGCATagtattctgtttaatttttagtGTAGAAATACAGATTTACCATTTTGCTGAGTTAAAATTAGTTGCTAATGATAACTCTCCAACATACACTGATCATGACTGGTAATTTTTGGAAACTTCTTTTAATATCATAAACAAATAGAAACTACACATTATGCCTTTATAAGAACCTATAAGCTGGCTATTATCCCCAAAGCTAATATGTTGCAAATCATCTCTaggtattttctatattttgttaaCAGCTGGGATTTATTAATAGTGAAGTACAGAATCCCCTGGGGTAAAATCTAGCTGATTTTACCTGACCTTTCCAGTACAGACCTGTGGGCTTATTTCATTGTTAAGATTTATGCATTAATGTTCCTATGTAGTATTGTCTAAATCTGTAATCCTGCCTAACCAAACTGAAATTACAAATACTGATGTGGGAGTGTACCATGTGGTAGCCTAACTCATCCTATTAGTGTTTGTAGCCACTGAAATAATGATCACAAAGACTAATGAAGTgagaatgttattttatttaatcctcacaataattcTATGGACTAGATgatattattttcctcatctttttagaaataaggaaataggCTAAACAGATCACAAGTGATTTTCCTCAATATCACAATAAGATGCAAAGTGGGGCCACTAGCCCAGGTCTGTCAAACATTGAAGTTGATGTTATTAAATGATTATGTTTAACTCTCATCCCTCTAAAATTCTTTACCATTCTTTCAATTCTCAGTTTTCAATGTCTTTGGCTTATGCAATTACCTAAGAGATGTCTTGCTAAGAAATAACAAGACAGCTTTTTGTTTTATGAGTTGTTTTACAAAAAGTTATGTGCAATGGTATGTGAGCTAAAATGCTGACCTGCATTTTACCAAGGATATTAAGGCCAATAGGGTTAATTGTTAACAAAATCTGAATATTATGTTAACTAGATATTCATTTTAACTGtgctcaacatttttttcatgtgtatacatatatttcactttttaaaactgatttaaGTGTTGAGACAGCTAAACCTACTAAGTACACTTTTTCTTTGCATATGGATGCTCATCACTTAACCCTGGACATGATAATTAAGAAATTCTGTGACTAATGAGAAAGGCTTGAGTGATCAATAAAGAACTGATCCAGTTTGAGATGGGACTTCAATGGATGGCTAGGACTTCAGGTTTCAATAGGCTGACTACAGAGGGCACTTTTTAGGAGAGAAACCTAACAAAACTTTattccctgggctggggctgcagctcagtggtggagcgcttgcctgtaAACTGAGGCactggtggagcgcttgcctgtaaactgaggcactgggttctatcctcagcactacacaaaaataaatagattgtgtccatgtacaactaaaaaaattaaaaaccaaaaccacTATTTCCTTGAACACTTTTGAAGGTGCTGGCTGAAGGATTTGCCACACTATGTTCAGGAGTAAGTCTGGGAATTATCACGTTGTACTTATATCAAATAGGAAATCTCAGATTAGGGGGGGAAATGCTTGCGTTtgtaaagagaggaagagaagaaaaagagggaggagaaagTGGGAAACTCAGAAAACTTGACCATCAGTCATCACAGATTCCATgtagacataaagaaaaaaaagtggaggTGGAGCGACCTTGAGGAGTTTCAAAATACTTCTCTGTTTATATAGAAGATGATAAATACACTAGGGCACGTgggtaaaatatttctttggtaTTCTTTACCCCAGTGACTTTCAGTTGTTCCTGCAGGGGATCTATGCTTGAATTCAGCTTAAGTCCACAGGACTTGccctcttttctatattttccccAATGTCTTATGGTATGCGGTGAACACTCAATTCCTCCTCCATTTACTTCCTTCCTTTTCATCTGCCCCTGCCTTGCAGGTCCCACACACAGCTCACAGGGTGGCACACTAAGACAACCACCACCGCCCCCGCCCCGCTTTTAAGTGACTGCTGGCTAAGGTGCTGACAGAAGCTGCGAAAGGCGGCTCCGTAGGGCAGGACGCTTTAGACCCAGGTGGTTGGCCACCGGTGGTCTCCTCCGCCCCGGGCCTCCGGTTCGGCGCACACCGCCCTGCCCCGCCCCACGGTGATCCCAACGGTGCCCGGTATTCACCTACGGCCAACGTAGCCCCCGCCATGGCAGCCCCCGCCACGGCCGTCAACACACGCGCCATCTTGGGAAGCTACCTGCTAGGTCCCGACTGGCTGCAGAGCCGGCGAGGAAAGAGGGCGAGGGGCGTGGCCACGTGGTGAGGTGACTGGCTAGAGACCTAAGGGGCGGGGAAAGGCGGCCAGGGGGCGTGGCGAGCGTGTTTGGATTCCTAGGGAAGATGGAAGAGACCCGGCCTTCTGGTAAGAGTGCGTTCCTGTTACCTTGCATAATTTGACTCTCACCGGGCTCTAAAACTCGCCACCTACTGTATCCAAAGAAGAAACGTAAAACGACCACGCGTCACCAGTTGTGGGCCCCTCAGGAAACCCAAACATAAAGTCTGGAGGAAATTCAACGATTCCTGGACTGACCAGtagctattttctgttttctgcccCGCCCCACTACGCAAGCCCAGTGAAAGTTCTCACGCTATCATTGGCTCCGATTAAGGTGGGTCCGGAACCTAGGCACGACGGAACCTTCGGCTATGAGTTGCGGGTTACGCTAGGCACCTTTTTGCAGCGGAATTTCCGTTTTAGCTCTCTTCCGGGTCGGCTCTCTTCCCTTGCATGAGGTGCTGTATCTGGAGTAGCTGACGGCGATGGCTCCTCGGGTCTGGCGTCGGCGGACCCTGGAGCGGTGTCTGAGAGAGGTCGGTAAAGCCACCAGCCAACCCGAACGCTTTCTCACGTAAGTGCACGTATCCCGGGCTCGGAGACCAGTTCTCACGTGGGCGTGGGTTGCCGGCAGCCTTCAAATTCTGTATGGGAAGAAAAGGGAGTATAGATTATTTCTTCCCATATATCAGTTTATGCTTCCATGGCCTAACAACTCCtagattgcttagggcctctgtatgttgctgagacaggctttgaatttgtgatcctcctgcctcagcttcctgagctgctgtgattacaggcatatgctactgtGCCCGACTCAGAATCTATACTTAAAATTCATAGTTTGTGTTTGATTATTTTTGCACTTGAGttgaatcttatttttcttttaattcagagGTCTGTGAAATCACTACCTATAAGTTTTATGTCTTTTGATCTCCTCCCCCAATAGGATTCAAGATGGATTAGCATCAAACTTCACTTCTTTAACAAAAGTTCTTTATGACTTCAATAAAATACTAGAGAATGGTAGGATTCTTGGAAGTCCTTTACAAAAACTTGTGATAAACAATTTTGATGATGAGCAAATTTGGCAACAACTGGAATTGCAAAATGAACCAGTTTTACAATACTTCCAGAAGGCAGTTagtgaaacaattaaaaatgaagacatcACTCTTCTTCCAAAGAATATAGAGCAGGATTGTGAAGAGAATGGCTCAGAGATGGAGGCTGATAACCAGGAGAACCTAGAAGAtttggaagaggaggagaaagtgtCAGATGTGGGTGATAATGATCCTAAAGCTGGTGAAAAGCCTAAAAACTCAAGCAAATTTGATCAGAGGAAAAGCTCAGTTTTCAGTGATGAGGATTCTGATCTTGACTTTGATATTAGCAAATTGGAACAGCAGAGCAAGGTGCAAAATAAACAGCCAGAGAAGTCAAGGGAAAAGTCTATAGTAGATGACAAATTCTTTAAGCTATCTGAAATGGAGACCTTTTTGGagaacatagaaaaagaagaacaaaaaaaagatgaagaggagaaagaagatatTGACTTTTTTGAAGATATTGATTCTGATGAAGAAGATGAGGAAGAATTGTTTAGAAATCAAAAACTTAAGGTAAAGTTatggaagaggagaagagagagtaCTTTCTTCCTCCTCAATTAAGATTTTGTTCTGTTTCCTAAGAGAGATTTTAAGCACCTCAGAATTCATCAAGACACATATGAAGTATTagatcaattgaaaaaaaattggtgaAATTAAACTGAAGCTATCATTTCCTTGTCACAAAATAATTCTCTTGATAGATAGCTTAAGAACCATAATCACACATTAGAGGTATTCACAGGTTTCCCTCAAACATATtttcaacaaacatgaaaaataattgggaatgaaaatatttaatactggAATGTAACAAACTACATGGAAGTGTAGATCCATGTAGGCAGGGgtattttggaaataattataGTTAAAAGATTTAGAGATAGGAATAGTGGGCTCTTGTTTTGTCAATTATAAATAAGACTATAcaggctgggtgtgtagctcagtgatagagtgcttgcttagcacttgtgaggcactgggttctatcctcagaaccacatataaaaataaataaaagtattgtgtccaataaataaataaatactgtacTTACATTCAATTTATTATATCTCGGTTCTTAATGGTTTTGTGGTAGTGTTATTGGTTACTAGTTTCCTGTAATTATTTTTTGGCTGGTAATGTTGAATTAGtcaagcaatatatatatatgccatatgtacatatgtacaaaTGGATCTACACTTCCATGTAGTTTGTTACATTCCAGTTCTTGTGGTTTTATAACAATGTTACTAGTTACGAGTTTCCCCTAATTATTTTTGGCTACTAGTGTTAAAGTAggaaaggtgtgtgtgtatgtgtgtgtgtgtgtgtgtgtgtagtacatgtatacacatgcattttttatgtatttttctgtttttcattaaatgtttttaaaatcttcttgttTAGTCAGATAAAAGTTCAAGAAATCTgaaatacaaagatttttttgaTCCAGTTGAAAGTGATGAAGACATGGTAAATGGTGATGATGGGCTGGATTCaaacaaagaagaggaagaaattgctgaagaagaagcagaagaaagtATTTCTGAAACGTGAGTATTTTAAATAATCCTTTACATTATAAACTAGAAATGTACGTATGCTCATAATTGTCAGCTATGTTTGTCTTAAGCAGTTAAATTCTCAAATCAAATAGTAGATTCTCTAATTTCAGATTATCTCATATAGCTTGAAGGAACATTAGagttaatgaagaaaaatatttctggcaGTAACAGTCAAACCTTTGTTACAAGaaaggagcttttttttttttttttgagttttggtttgtttttaaagatggtAATCtgttttttatacctttattttatttacttattctttatgtggttctgaggctcgaacccagtgcctcacatgtgctgagcaagtgctctaccactgagctacaatcccagccctgatatGGGTTTTGTGCTAGTAATCCTCGAGGTTCTTTCTGTGAAATAAGAACTTTGTATTATAGATTGATGAATAATTTATTTGCACATATTGGGCCCTTTTGTTCTATTTCTTACATAGCATTTTACCTAAATAATTCCTTCTgatgtttttaaataacttaatGACTTTGGAAGTTCTGAATATATTTGGGACATTAGAGATACAAAAGAACTTCAATAGAggaaaattgtatttgttttctagtgAAAAGTTGTTTTTCCTTTGATACACATTTTGTTATTACAGGGATGAGGATAATGACCTTGAAGAAAGTGAAGATAGTGAACAGCATAAAGGCTCAAAAAGAGTGACCTTTGCTTTGCCAGgtgataaagaaactgaagatacAGATGTGTTAAATGTAAAGAAAGATCCTGATGAAGTTAAATCCTCTTTTGAAAAAAGACAGGAGAAggtaattttaagaaatgttttatgtGCTTTACATGACTGTGGAACTCAGTCTGATCTATCATATTTTTCCTGTGGGAAATACCGACTGTCCTTTAAGAGTGAAAATCTTACAGCCACTCTAAAGCACAGTGTATGTAGATGCCACATTGAAGCTTCTAATTTGCAAAAGTCAGTTCCTGCATTTCTTAGCCTTGGgggccttttcttttcttttttctttcctttgtttcttttctttatgccTGATGTCTTTATATACCCATGTCATGTCTCTCCAGCTTAGCCATCCCCTGAGCCTCTTGGTGTAACTGAACTCCTCTGGAAAATGCTGCCTATCTCTTTAAAGTGCTGTGTAAATTATTTTTGTGGGTGTTACATATAGcctgtattttaattaaaaccatCTCAAACACATCTTCCAAATTGATGGAAATTGTTTGCTTATGACATAATTTCAGGTAGATGACGTGTCGCTTAATTTTAATAGAGGTAGTGTGGCTCCAGTCATTTGGCTTTATCATTTGTCCACCTTAAAATTATACAATTAgatctctagatagggaataggtgtgggagggagaaggggaatagcatggatggtgaaaggagaccctcatcattatacaaaatacatgaggaagatgtgaatttgatgtcaacataccttatatataatcagagatatgataaattattgaataatggtgtattaagaatcgcaaagcaataaataaataaataattgtaatgcaaaaagatTATACAATTAGAAATGAGAATAGGCAGATAATCAAAGATAACAAGATACTggaataattataaaaagtatgAGAATCTGAATTAAATTCAAGATTGCCAGATTGTCTCCAAAAGAAGTCTGAGGAAAAAAGCAccgtaaaagaaaacaaatttgagtctgggcttgtggctcagcagtagagcgctcgcttagcacttgcgaggcactgggttcaatcctcagcgccacataaaaataaataaatacaataaaggtattgtgtccaactacaactaaaaaaataaaaattaaaaaaagaaaataaatgtcttctcACCTCATTTCTCCCACCCTCCTCTGACAAAATGAAAGCTTTGGTTTTACTGTGAAATTATATCAGACCTTCAAGAAATAGGTAATTTAATGCTGTTTAATTAATTTCCACATTAAGTAAAGAGTAAAGTAAAACttcaaaacttctttttttcttgggaaATTGTTATAATATGGAATGCTAACCCtgacaaagatgaaaataaaatatacacacactcaGTCTCATTTAAGAATAATGATACAAAAATCCCATAtaacaaagtgaaaaaataatgcCATAAAAGCAAGTGGGTCTCATTCTTTTGAATCATTTTAGGAAGTCTGAtgtgattcttggttttaagaGGTTAAGGGAAAAAGTCTGTGTCAGAAAGACTTGCCAAAATTCAGTATTCGTGTCctgttttattgtttgtgttttatttatatatatatgtatatatatatatatatatatatatatatatatgtatattttgtgtgtgtgtatgtggtgctgggaattcaatccagggccttgtatgcAAGGCatgcactctatcaactgagcccattgttatttttatactCCTCATGAGATACAAATACATCTGTCCAAAAGCCATCATATATAATGGTAAAGTTCTAGAAATGTCTCTTTAAAATCAAAAGCTTCCATCATGCATGATGgtaaaattctagaaatttctttaaaatcaggaataagaaaAGATATCCACTGTTACAGTTACCATTCCTTTAGAAATGTTAGCCAGTGTagccacaaaagaagaaaataagaggtaGGAAAAACTAAAATGAAGGCACAAGATACTAGAAGAATCACCAGATGAGCAACAGAATAGTTAGGAAAATTTAAGAGCATTCTGTAAGGTAGCTATACAAGCTGCTTTTTAATACACTAAAGTCTTCATAATTGTTGCCGTTTAAAAGTTAAGAGAATTGGTGTGCATAGTCCCAAGAGTCAGGCTACATTAGctataagtaataaaataagtattaaaaaactAGAGAGctcagggtatagctcagtggtagaatatttgcatattcaaggctctgggtttgatccccagcactggcaaaaaaaaaaaaaagactaaaatgcTCTAATAATTAAAACTGATACTGGATTGTGAATAGATAGATCATTTGGATAGAATAGAGCCTAGAAATACATCAAATGTTTACTAAACAATTtccaatatttaagaataaaacaagTACATTGAGGAATAATACATTTCTTTcccacttttaaaatgtta
Coding sequences within it:
- the Mphosph10 gene encoding U3 small nucleolar ribonucleoprotein protein MPP10, which translates into the protein MAPRVWRRRTLERCLREVGKATSQPERFLTIQDGLASNFTSLTKVLYDFNKILENGRILGSPLQKLVINNFDDEQIWQQLELQNEPVLQYFQKAVSETIKNEDITLLPKNIEQDCEENGSEMEADNQENLEDLEEEEKVSDVGDNDPKAGEKPKNSSKFDQRKSSVFSDEDSDLDFDISKLEQQSKVQNKQPEKSREKSIVDDKFFKLSEMETFLENIEKEEQKKDEEEKEDIDFFEDIDSDEEDEEELFRNQKLKSDKSSRNLKYKDFFDPVESDEDMVNGDDGLDSNKEEEEIAEEEAEESISETDEDNDLEESEDSEQHKGSKRVTFALPGDKETEDTDVLNVKKDPDEVKSSFEKRQEKMNEKIASLEKELLEKKPWQLQGEVTAQKRPENSLLEENLHFDHAVRMAPVITEETTFQLEDIIKQRIRDQAWDDVVRKEKPKEDAYEYKKRLTLDHEKSKLSLAEIYEQEYIKLNQQKTEEEQNPEHVEIQKMMDSLFLKLDALSNFHFIPKPPVPEIKVVSNLPAITMEEVAPVSVSDAALLAPEEIKEKNKAGDLKTAAEKTATDKKRERRKKKYQKRLKIKEKEKRRKLLEKSNPDQTGKYTKAVASEKLKQLTKTGRVSLLKDEGKDKALKSSQAFFSKLQDQVKMQISDAKKTEKKKKKKQDISVHKLKL